The window GATTCCCCTGTTGCTTGTCCTAAGAAGCCTAACACCACTAAGGTCGAGAAAAAGAAGAAGGGCAATGCAAGTGGGTCGCAAAACACTTCAAAAGGGCAAAAGCGAACAGCTGATGATGCTATTAATGCAATTGATCGCCTGGCAGATGCATCACTGATCATTGCTGAATCAAAGAAAAATGCAGCACAGCAAACAGAAGCTTACTCTGTGAAAGCATGTATGCAGATATTAAATAGCATGCCTGATGTTGAACCAAACAAAAAATTGAAAGCTGCACAAGCATTTGAACATGTTGATAAAAGGGCTATTTTCATTGAGATGGATGAAGAGACTCGGTCTCTCTGGGTTGAAAATGCGTAGTTTTTTACCTGTTGTAGCGTACTGTTTAGTTTTCTGATTAGGTTGTATTTGCAATTTCCATAAATTCCTTCTGTAATTTTGTGTTCAAACAATCAATATGCAAATTTATATATTTATTTGGTTCGTGCTACTAGTTATATATGGTCTCATATATAAATCCCTCTTCAGAACTTGGAtttatatttgtgtgtgtgtgtgttctacaAATACATAAGCTTAAGATATAAGTGAGGGAAGTTGATGGCATACCTTTCCTTTTGGTTCATTGGTTCAAACAGCAATGATGCAATGTTGCTCTTTGCGTCAGTACATATCTCCATGTTTTATCATCAACCTAGCGAGTAAAATTTGTCACCGAAATCATTCAATGTTCTCCTATCACTCATTCAATGATTCTTGTCCTACCATTTAACTGAAAATTTATCAGCTCTAGAACAATAGCATTGTAGAAATTCCGACAGTTAACCGAAGTTGCTACATGAaattttgcagggaaaccatggAAGATATGGCAGATGGAGACTATTCTGATTCTGAGCAAATGATTATTAATGACCTTACTGCAATGTCACTTTTGCAACATGTGCTGTTCGGAAGGCTATTCAAAACACCACGTAATACCTCTAAATTAACTGGTGCGCAAAAGACTAGAGAGTGGTTGGAAGGACATCCAGTTAGATTTTATGAACAACTTCGTGTTGATAAGCACACCTTCTACTTATTGCGAGATGCATTGTGCGAGAGGAATTTACTTACGGATACAAAACGGATGGACGTCAATGAACAACTAGTCATATTTCTACATACAATTGGTCACAATGTTAGGAACCGTGTTATCCAGGATAGATTTCAACATTCAGGAGAAACAATAAGTCGGCATTTCAAGAGAGTATTAAAAGCCATTAATGGCTTACGTGATGTTTACATAATAGATCCGCCCAATGAAGTTCCCAACGAAATATTGGGCGACTCAAGGTTTTACCCATACTTCAAGGTATATATTCTATCTCAAGAACATGTTCCTTTCGGATATTACTTGCAGCAAAGTTGAAATCTCCAATTCTAATTCTGAATTTTCCTCAACAGAACTGTATGGGAGCAATT is drawn from Triticum aestivum cultivar Chinese Spring unplaced genomic scaffold, IWGSC CS RefSeq v2.1 scaffold175994, whole genome shotgun sequence and contains these coding sequences:
- the LOC123177251 gene encoding uncharacterized protein; the encoded protein is KEQIEIDLNEIVEVESDGTNDSPVACPKKPNTTKVEKKKKGNASGSQNTSKGQKRTADDAINAIDRLADASLIIAESKKNAAQQTEAYSVKACMQILNSMPDVEPNKKLKAAQAFEHVDKRAIFIEMDEETRSLWVENA
- the LOC123177252 gene encoding uncharacterized protein, giving the protein MEDMADGDYSDSEQMIINDLTAMSLLQHVLFGRLFKTPRNTSKLTGAQKTREWLEGHPVRFYEQLRVDKHTFYLLRDALCERNLLTDTKRMDVNEQLVIFLHTIGHNVRNRVIQDRFQHSGETISRHFKRVLKAINGLRDVYIIDPPNEVPNEILGDSRFYPYFKNCMGAIDGTHINAKIKLDKQTPYRNRHGYPSQNVMAVVSFDMTFSYVAAGWEGSASDQAVLR